In Kangiella koreensis DSM 16069, a single window of DNA contains:
- a CDS encoding enoyl-CoA hydratase-related protein produces the protein MSEFVSSFIENKVLHIELNRVGKKNALTSDMYTALTKEFISAKSNPDIHVVLFKGAKDCFCAGNDIADFLQQPVLDSGSPVLSFLKALYSFNKPIVAAVSGPAVGIGTTFLLHCDLIYATEQTYFSLPFVDLGLCPEAGSSYLLPRQIGYARAAELLLLAEPFNAAKAKEWGIINDIIDQDNYWQFAQEKAEILAKKPAQALQMSRQLIRSNADMVGQAIEREARSFSELLKSDEAKSIFKKFLEK, from the coding sequence ATGTCAGAATTTGTATCCAGTTTTATTGAGAATAAAGTCTTACATATTGAGCTAAACCGTGTTGGTAAGAAGAACGCCTTAACATCGGATATGTACACAGCGCTGACTAAAGAATTTATATCAGCTAAAAGTAATCCCGATATCCATGTAGTACTTTTTAAAGGGGCAAAAGATTGTTTTTGTGCAGGTAATGATATCGCTGATTTCTTACAACAACCCGTTTTAGATAGCGGCAGTCCAGTACTGTCTTTTTTGAAAGCGTTGTACAGTTTCAATAAACCAATTGTGGCAGCTGTTTCCGGTCCTGCAGTTGGTATTGGTACCACCTTCTTACTTCACTGTGATTTAATCTATGCCACTGAGCAAACTTACTTTAGTTTGCCTTTTGTTGATTTAGGCCTATGCCCAGAAGCTGGTTCCAGTTATTTATTACCGCGCCAAATCGGCTATGCTCGAGCTGCTGAACTGTTATTGTTAGCAGAGCCATTTAACGCAGCGAAAGCAAAAGAGTGGGGCATTATCAATGATATTATTGATCAGGATAACTATTGGCAGTTTGCTCAGGAGAAAGCTGAAATATTAGCCAAAAAACCAGCTCAGGCATTACAGATGAGTCGCCAATTGATACGCTCAAATGCGGATATGGTTGGGCAGGCGATTGAGCGCGAAGCACGAAGTTTTTCTGAGCTTCTTAAGAGCGATGAAGCAAAATCGATATTTAAAAAGTTCCTAGAGAAATAG
- the dnaQ gene encoding DNA polymerase III subunit epsilon, which yields MRQIVLDTETTGLEPYDGHRIIEIGCVELVNRKFTGNHYHQYLQPDREIDQGAMEVHGITNEFLEDKPRFVDVVDEFLEFIEGAELVIHNAPFDVGFLDHELSMLDSSKGKLSDYCTVLDTLVLARQMHPGQRNSLDALCKRYEIDNSHRELHGALLDSEILADVYLRMTGGQTSLTLGRQNAANQQTTETTVRRISANRQPLKVIKATEQESKEHQQKLSSLNDAIWNQQEG from the coding sequence ATGAGACAAATTGTATTAGACACCGAAACCACAGGTCTTGAACCCTACGATGGACATAGAATCATCGAGATTGGTTGTGTAGAACTTGTGAATCGAAAGTTTACCGGTAATCACTACCATCAATACTTACAGCCGGATCGTGAGATTGATCAAGGTGCGATGGAAGTGCATGGTATAACCAATGAGTTTCTGGAAGATAAGCCAAGATTTGTAGATGTCGTCGACGAGTTTCTGGAGTTTATTGAAGGCGCTGAACTGGTTATCCATAATGCACCGTTTGATGTAGGCTTTCTTGATCATGAATTAAGCATGCTTGATTCAAGCAAAGGCAAGCTTTCAGATTACTGTACTGTGCTCGATACTCTTGTTTTAGCACGACAGATGCATCCAGGGCAGCGCAACAGTTTGGATGCGCTCTGTAAGCGCTATGAAATTGATAATAGCCACCGTGAATTGCACGGCGCTTTGCTCGACTCGGAAATTTTAGCAGATGTTTATTTGCGCATGACCGGTGGTCAAACAAGCTTGACCCTAGGGCGTCAGAACGCAGCCAACCAGCAAACGACAGAAACGACGGTTCGTCGAATTTCTGCAAACCGGCAACCGCTTAAAGTGATTAAAGCAACTGAGCAAGAATCCAAAGAACATCAGCAAAAACTATCATCGTTGAATGATGCCATTTGGAATCAACAGGAAGGGTAG
- the rnhA gene encoding ribonuclease HI: MKKIEIYTDGACKGNPGPGGWGALLRYNKHEKHLFGGELNTTNNRMELMAAIEALKALKDKCQVDLTTDSVYVKNGINQWLENWKAKGWKTANRKPVKNQDLWQQLDQQVARHNVTWHWVKGHSGHPENDIADELANKGVEKVLQSSGV, translated from the coding sequence GTGAAAAAAATAGAAATTTATACTGATGGCGCCTGTAAAGGCAATCCCGGCCCAGGAGGTTGGGGAGCTTTATTAAGATACAATAAACATGAGAAGCATCTATTTGGTGGTGAATTAAATACTACCAATAATCGTATGGAATTAATGGCCGCTATTGAAGCCTTAAAAGCTTTAAAAGATAAGTGTCAGGTCGATCTGACCACAGACTCGGTCTATGTAAAAAACGGCATTAACCAATGGCTGGAAAACTGGAAAGCAAAAGGCTGGAAAACAGCAAACAGAAAACCGGTTAAGAATCAGGACTTATGGCAGCAACTCGACCAACAGGTAGCCAGACATAATGTTACCTGGCATTGGGTGAAAGGTCACAGCGGGCATCCTGAAAATGATATTGCTGATGAGCTGGCCAATAAAGGTGTTGAGAAAGTGTTGCAGTCCTCTGGCGTATAA
- a CDS encoding methyltransferase domain-containing protein produces MTKKLSELSWPELPAGNRIRYIWQEWLQDHFEDYHGGYLLTLDSLTQCLSLPDKVFECEIRLGKSLEHCVEADPEQLPFMTDSLQSVAISHALEYTENPSVLLREIHRSLAPQGYLYALIYAPDNPWYWQGKLRLAPKRRNLPIHRLTLSRYTDWFNLLGFKVLEVETIGCPWWRGFKNFQRKSEMNKAWLSAPIAYMVKVQKKVSTMTPIRPLEEKMSVAMAGNLANISTKQLEE; encoded by the coding sequence ATGACCAAGAAACTGTCTGAACTCAGTTGGCCGGAATTACCCGCAGGCAATCGTATTCGTTATATCTGGCAGGAGTGGCTGCAAGACCATTTTGAAGACTATCATGGTGGTTACTTGCTGACGCTTGACAGCCTGACCCAATGTTTAAGCCTGCCGGATAAAGTATTTGAATGTGAAATTCGCTTGGGTAAAAGCCTGGAGCATTGTGTTGAAGCTGATCCAGAGCAGTTGCCTTTTATGACTGACTCACTGCAAAGCGTGGCGATTAGCCATGCCCTGGAATACACTGAGAACCCGAGTGTCCTATTACGGGAAATTCATCGCAGCTTGGCGCCCCAAGGCTATTTATATGCATTAATCTATGCACCTGATAATCCCTGGTATTGGCAGGGCAAGTTGCGTCTCGCACCAAAGCGACGAAACTTACCTATACATCGGCTTACTTTGAGCCGCTATACTGACTGGTTTAATTTGCTCGGATTTAAAGTCTTGGAAGTAGAAACTATTGGCTGCCCATGGTGGCGGGGTTTTAAAAACTTCCAAAGAAAAAGTGAAATGAATAAAGCTTGGCTTTCAGCGCCGATTGCTTACATGGTGAAAGTGCAGAAAAAGGTTTCAACCATGACACCTATCCGACCATTAGAAGAGAAAATGTCAGTGGCAATGGCTGGAAATCTGGCTAATATATCAACCAAACAACTAGAAGAATGA
- the gloB gene encoding hydroxyacylglutathione hydrolase: MLTRQLDSSKPVRIIPLKAFSDNYIWVIYSPDGSKVAVVDPGDSRPVIEFLEENELSLDSILVTHYHNDHIGGVQELKNRYHCHVYASRHDQLSFTDTELDEDDTVSLFDDSYQFSILHLPGHTMGHIGYFCQHLSGHDLQGQSLVFCGDTLFRAGCGRMFEGTPDIFHHSLQKLAQLPPSTLVYCTHEYTMANIAFAKTVEPDNADLLELEQNCQKLREQDLETLPSTIDSELRTNPFLRCTESTVIKTAERAEHKSLSDPVETFATIRQLKDNF; this comes from the coding sequence ATGCTAACCCGACAATTGGACTCAAGCAAGCCAGTGCGTATTATTCCTTTAAAAGCCTTTAGCGATAACTATATCTGGGTAATTTATTCACCTGATGGCAGTAAAGTAGCTGTTGTCGATCCCGGTGACAGTCGCCCCGTTATTGAATTCCTTGAGGAAAATGAGCTTTCCTTAGACAGCATATTAGTCACCCATTATCACAATGATCATATTGGCGGTGTCCAGGAACTCAAAAACCGTTATCACTGCCATGTCTATGCATCCAGGCACGACCAGCTCAGCTTTACCGATACCGAACTTGATGAGGACGATACAGTCAGTCTGTTTGACGACAGCTACCAGTTTTCTATCCTGCATCTACCCGGCCATACCATGGGTCATATAGGCTATTTTTGTCAACACCTGTCTGGTCATGACTTACAAGGCCAAAGCCTGGTGTTCTGTGGTGATACCCTGTTCCGGGCAGGTTGCGGACGTATGTTCGAAGGTACACCGGACATCTTTCATCATTCTCTGCAAAAGCTGGCACAGCTACCCCCGAGTACTCTGGTTTACTGTACCCACGAATACACTATGGCCAATATTGCATTTGCTAAAACGGTAGAGCCTGATAATGCAGATTTATTGGAGCTGGAGCAGAATTGCCAGAAATTACGTGAGCAGGATCTTGAAACTCTCCCCTCCACCATCGACAGTGAACTTAGAACTAACCCCTTTCTACGGTGCACAGAATCAACCGTGATTAAGACCGCAGAACGAGCAGAACACAAAAGTCTCTCTGATCCAGTGGAAACTTTTGCTACAATCAGACAACTAAAAGATAATTTTTAA
- a CDS encoding lytic transglycosylase, protein MPMKRLLLISCLSLTACSSLVKQEDTVVDRRFDDQKTTEDGAPLPAPELDSENPLLLADPNEIPFVPNLWEHLATQQTFDNIKHPRIDTFKKQYLKSPHLLLKRADKAAPYLYYIITELENRNMPVELAFTPMVESNFDPLAHSVVQAAGMWQFMPKTAKGFGITIDEWYDGRRDIVASTHAALDYYQYLNEMFNGDWLLTVAAYNVGPGNVRKAIHKNKSQGKATDYWSLQLPKETMRHIPKWLALSDIFLNAPQYQVDLPLIDNQPAFVEVEVDAPANLMELAKIAKIDKDTFYRLNPAYNRLFVPDHHKKATILVPAETVDHFNQGLLEIDPKQLMASVSYKVKSGDNLSLIAKRHNTSVKTIKQLNSLQSDFLKLGQELKMPGIINATEYEKNFFATLSKNQQRRRYQVYKVRSGDSLWTISRKFGVSTRQLASWNGIAQNSTIRIGQSLKVWPRGYANYASNKTSYQVKSGDSLYTIARRFNVKVSDLNKWNGLKNSSLIKPGQTLTIYSK, encoded by the coding sequence ATGCCTATGAAGCGCTTGCTATTGATAAGTTGTTTGAGTTTGACCGCCTGTAGTTCTCTTGTAAAACAAGAGGATACGGTAGTTGATCGCCGTTTTGATGACCAGAAAACTACCGAGGATGGTGCTCCGCTACCCGCTCCTGAGCTCGATAGCGAGAATCCACTATTATTGGCAGATCCTAATGAAATACCTTTTGTTCCCAATTTGTGGGAACACTTAGCAACCCAACAAACTTTCGATAATATCAAGCACCCACGGATTGATACCTTTAAAAAACAATACCTTAAGAGTCCACATTTATTATTAAAGCGTGCCGATAAAGCAGCCCCTTATCTGTATTACATCATTACCGAGTTGGAAAATCGTAATATGCCCGTCGAACTGGCGTTTACGCCTATGGTCGAGAGTAATTTCGACCCGCTAGCACACTCGGTAGTACAAGCCGCTGGAATGTGGCAATTCATGCCTAAAACTGCCAAAGGTTTTGGTATAACTATTGATGAATGGTACGACGGACGACGTGATATCGTTGCTTCCACTCATGCTGCGCTCGATTACTATCAATATCTGAATGAAATGTTTAATGGCGATTGGTTACTAACAGTGGCAGCTTATAATGTCGGCCCAGGCAATGTTAGAAAAGCGATTCACAAGAACAAAAGTCAAGGTAAAGCTACTGATTACTGGTCTTTGCAATTACCCAAAGAAACCATGCGTCATATTCCTAAGTGGCTGGCTCTTTCAGACATTTTCTTAAACGCCCCTCAGTATCAGGTAGATCTGCCGTTAATCGACAATCAACCCGCATTCGTTGAGGTGGAAGTTGACGCTCCAGCAAACCTGATGGAGCTAGCCAAGATCGCTAAAATCGATAAGGACACTTTCTATCGACTTAACCCAGCATACAATCGCTTGTTCGTTCCTGACCACCATAAAAAAGCGACTATTCTGGTTCCTGCAGAGACCGTTGATCATTTCAATCAAGGGCTACTCGAAATTGATCCAAAACAGCTGATGGCATCCGTAAGCTATAAAGTTAAATCAGGCGACAATTTGAGCTTAATTGCCAAGCGTCATAACACCTCGGTAAAAACGATTAAGCAACTTAACAGCCTTCAGTCTGACTTCTTAAAGCTAGGCCAGGAGCTCAAGATGCCGGGGATTATTAATGCCACAGAGTATGAGAAGAACTTTTTTGCCACTCTCAGTAAAAATCAACAACGTCGGCGTTATCAAGTATATAAAGTTCGTTCAGGTGATAGCTTATGGACAATTTCTAGAAAGTTTGGTGTCAGTACTCGCCAACTTGCCAGCTGGAATGGCATCGCCCAGAATAGCACTATCCGAATTGGTCAGAGCTTGAAAGTGTGGCCTCGCGGTTATGCTAACTATGCGTCTAACAAGACGTCTTATCAGGTAAAAAGTGGTGACTCTTTATACACCATCGCCAGACGTTTTAATGTTAAAGTCAGTGACTTGAATAAATGGAACGGTTTGAAAAACT